One Gopherus flavomarginatus isolate rGopFla2 chromosome 13, rGopFla2.mat.asm, whole genome shotgun sequence DNA window includes the following coding sequences:
- the FXYD6 gene encoding FXYD domain-containing ion transport regulator 6, producing METALIFLCSLLVPVVVADAANQEKEKDPFNYDYQSLRIGGLVFAVVLFSVGILLILSRRCRCSFNQKPRAPGDEEAQAENLIASNATGIRDLRTDAWTTNASDLQESENDSNRCFPGGAHAQTRAPAARLAAKMADEIVPEQVPDKFTYDYETIRNGGLIFAVVAFVVGLLIILSRRFRCGAKKRRRTTWTVWKAASCPLLCLGGGNCLQEPSPLHRRH from the exons ATGGAAACAGCGCTCATctttctgtgctctctgctggtgcctgtGGTCGTGGCGGATG CAGCCAATCAAGAGAAGGAAAAAGATCCTTTCAACTATG ATTACCAGAGTTTGAGGATCGGCGGTTTGGTGTTTGCCGTGGTCTTGTTTTCTGTTGGAATTCTCCTTATACTCA gcaggaggtgcagatgcAGCTTCAACCAAAAGCCCAG AGCCCCTGGGGATGAGGAGGCTCAGGCAGAGAACTTGATTGCCTCAAACG caacaggg ATCAGAGACCTGAGGACAGACGCTTGGACCACCAATGCAAGCGACCTGCAAGAAAGCGAGAATGACAGCAACAG GTGCTTTCCCGGTGGTGCACACGCCCAGACCAGGGCACCCGCTGCACGGCTCGCTGCGAAGATGGCTGACG AGATCGTCCCAGAGCAGGTGCCTGACAAGTTCACCTATG ATTATGAGACCATTCGGAATGGGGGGCTGATATTCGCCGTGGTGGCTTTCGTGGTCGGACTCCTCATCATCCTCA GTCGGCGGTTCCGCTGTGGAGCAAAGAAGAGAAGAAG AACCACCTGGACTGTCTGGAAAGCAGCTTCCTGCCCACTGCTCTGTCTAGGAGGGGGGAATTGTCTTCAGGAGCCAAGCCCCTTGCACCGGAGACATTAA